Proteins encoded by one window of Betaproteobacteria bacterium:
- a CDS encoding DUF853 family protein, producing the protein MNNKPTLLGHVGAVTGAAISVRLSPNVASGIAIIGGKSYRIGQVGSFVRIPQGYHDLYGIVAEVGANAAPTSPQGQPEVSDRWMTIQLVGEIVGTSFERGISQYPNVRDEVHLVTEEDLAVIYGTQDGGQVLIGRLASAEGIPVRIDLDKLVTRHSAVLGSTGAGKSTTVSSLLRSIALGGDAEAAPGFPSARILLLDIHGEYGRALESVSTVFRINPNAGAGELPLHIPFWALDPAELLAFLMGKLDDKQLTQILDRIMDYKVKAVSAQPVLGLDVNSMTADSPSPYSLKKLWSELLDPEIRTWLDQQKTQPALDEVGDPETLKAPKYRPHGAGSAAPFINQVGVLGIRRQLDQMRSRLLDRQYDFLLHPGDWDPDLNSQSLKGLPELLEAWLGHSKPITILDLSGIPSPVVARLIGAILRIIYEGLFWGRDKSEGGIARPLLVVMEEAHRYLSKDADGPARDMVQRIVKEGRKFGIGAMVVSQRPSEVDDTILSQCGTFIALRLSNSADRTKVQASLPDNLAGVIDSLPVLRVGEAVITGEAARLPIRCRITLPREEHRPNSEDPAVAKRWMVDRLPEDYGRLAASWRAQSPIWTTLRVICTKLPQQEIEAMERELVVSSNVVSIGYEPTTSTLEVEFKNGVYQYYNVPDAIYEQLMAAGSKGQFINTYIKPAYPCSRV; encoded by the coding sequence ATGAACAACAAGCCGACCTTGCTGGGCCACGTCGGTGCCGTTACCGGCGCGGCGATCAGCGTCCGCCTTTCGCCAAATGTCGCATCAGGCATCGCCATCATCGGCGGCAAGAGCTACCGCATCGGTCAAGTCGGCAGCTTCGTTCGGATACCGCAGGGATATCACGACCTGTACGGGATCGTTGCCGAAGTTGGCGCAAATGCGGCGCCGACATCGCCACAAGGCCAGCCCGAAGTGAGCGATCGATGGATGACCATCCAACTGGTCGGCGAGATCGTTGGCACCTCCTTTGAGCGAGGCATTAGCCAGTACCCGAACGTCCGTGACGAGGTTCACCTAGTCACCGAAGAAGACCTGGCGGTGATCTACGGTACCCAGGACGGCGGTCAAGTGCTGATTGGTCGATTGGCAAGCGCTGAAGGAATACCGGTACGGATCGACCTCGACAAGCTCGTGACTCGCCATAGTGCAGTGCTCGGCTCGACCGGCGCGGGCAAGTCAACCACGGTATCCAGCCTCTTGCGGTCGATCGCATTGGGTGGCGATGCGGAAGCCGCACCGGGGTTTCCGAGCGCGCGCATCCTTCTGCTCGACATCCACGGGGAGTATGGACGGGCGCTGGAGTCGGTATCGACAGTCTTCAGGATCAATCCCAACGCCGGCGCTGGTGAACTGCCGCTGCATATCCCGTTCTGGGCACTTGACCCGGCTGAGTTGCTGGCTTTCCTAATGGGCAAGCTAGACGACAAACAGCTCACGCAGATCCTCGACAGGATCATGGACTACAAGGTCAAGGCGGTGAGCGCTCAGCCGGTTCTGGGTCTAGACGTCAATTCCATGACCGCCGACAGCCCGAGTCCTTACAGCTTGAAAAAGCTGTGGTCCGAGCTCCTAGATCCCGAAATCAGGACTTGGCTGGACCAGCAGAAGACGCAACCGGCGCTGGATGAGGTCGGCGACCCAGAAACGCTCAAAGCACCCAAGTACCGCCCTCACGGGGCCGGCTCCGCCGCCCCCTTCATCAACCAGGTCGGAGTCTTGGGCATACGCCGACAGCTGGACCAAATGCGGTCCCGCCTGCTCGATCGGCAATACGACTTTCTGCTTCACCCCGGCGACTGGGATCCGGACCTCAACAGCCAATCGCTGAAGGGGCTGCCAGAGCTTCTCGAGGCTTGGCTTGGGCATAGCAAGCCCATCACAATCCTCGACCTGTCCGGCATCCCTAGCCCGGTCGTGGCTCGACTCATCGGCGCGATCCTGAGGATCATTTACGAGGGTCTCTTCTGGGGACGAGACAAGAGCGAAGGTGGGATCGCTCGGCCGCTGCTGGTGGTCATGGAAGAAGCGCACCGATACCTATCAAAGGACGCCGACGGGCCTGCCCGCGATATGGTGCAGCGGATCGTTAAGGAAGGTCGCAAGTTCGGCATCGGAGCAATGGTCGTCAGCCAGCGCCCATCGGAAGTCGATGACACCATCCTCTCTCAATGCGGTACGTTCATTGCTCTGCGCCTGTCCAACTCAGCCGACCGGACGAAGGTACAGGCATCCCTACCTGACAACTTGGCTGGTGTGATTGACAGCTTGCCCGTCCTGCGCGTCGGTGAAGCCGTCATCACCGGCGAGGCGGCTCGCCTGCCTATTCGCTGCCGCATCACGCTACCGCGCGAGGAGCACCGCCCCAACAGCGAGGACCCCGCCGTCGCCAAGCGATGGATGGTAGACCGACTCCCAGAAGACTACGGTCGGCTCGCCGCGTCTTGGCGGGCCCAGAGCCCGATCTGGACCACGCTGCGAGTCATCTGCACGAAGCTACCCCAACAGGAGATTGAAGCAATGGAACGTGAACTGGTGGTCTCATCGAATGTTGTTTCGATCGGATATGAGCCAACGACCAGCACCCTTGAAGTCGAGTTCAAGAATGGGGTCTATCAGTACTACAACGTGCCTGACGCGATATACGAGCAGCTGATGGCGGCTGGATCAAAGGGGCAATTTATAAACACCTACATCAAACCCGCATACCCATGCTCGCGAGTTTGA
- the acs gene encoding acetate--CoA ligase, protein MSTIESVLHENRVFEPPQSFVSQANIKGMEEYQKLCAEAEADYAGFWARLARENLLWEKPFTQALDESNAPFFKWFQDGRMNVSHNCLDRHLDTQPNKVAIVFEADDGSVTKITYKQLYHRVCEFANGLKRLGIRKADRVLVYMPMSIEAVIAMQACARIGATHSVVFGGFSAKSLQERIQDAGAVAVITADGQYRGGKEIPLKPAVDEAFAMGGCDVVKHVVIYKRTGSDVHFHAPRDVWWNDVTHNQPDVCEPEWVEAEHPLFILYTSGSTGKPKGVQHSSAGYLLQAMLTMKWTFDLKPDDIFWCTADVGWVTGHTYIAYGPLACGGTEIVFEGVPTYPDAGRFWKMIQEHKVSIFYTAPTAIRSLIKASEANPAAHPARYDLTSLRLLGSVGEPINPEAWMWYHNNVGGGRCPIMDTWWQTETGGHMITPLPGVTPLKPGSCTLPFPGIIAAIVDETGQDVEKGKGGILVIKKPWPSMIRTIWGDPDRFKKSYYPEDFKGKYYLAGDGANRDMDGYFWIMGRIDDVLNVSGHRLGTMEIESALVANPLVAEAAVVGRPHDIKGEAVVAFVVLKGTRPEGHAAQEIANTLRNWVGQEIGPIAKPDEIRFGDNLPKTRSGKIMRRLLRSLAKGEEITQDVSTLENPAILQQLKQAVK, encoded by the coding sequence ATGTCCACGATCGAATCCGTACTCCACGAAAACCGCGTCTTCGAGCCGCCCCAGAGCTTCGTGAGCCAGGCGAACATCAAGGGGATGGAGGAATACCAGAAGCTCTGCGCCGAGGCCGAGGCCGACTACGCCGGATTCTGGGCCCGCCTCGCCCGCGAGAATCTCCTCTGGGAAAAGCCCTTCACCCAGGCTCTGGACGAATCCAACGCGCCGTTCTTCAAGTGGTTCCAGGACGGCCGGATGAACGTGTCCCACAACTGCCTCGACCGGCACCTGGACACCCAGCCCAACAAGGTCGCCATCGTCTTCGAGGCCGACGACGGGTCGGTCACCAAGATCACCTACAAGCAGCTCTACCACCGTGTGTGCGAGTTCGCCAACGGGCTGAAGCGCCTGGGCATCCGCAAGGCCGACCGCGTGCTGGTCTACATGCCGATGTCTATCGAGGCCGTCATCGCCATGCAGGCCTGCGCCCGCATCGGCGCCACGCACTCCGTCGTTTTCGGCGGCTTCTCCGCCAAGAGCCTGCAGGAACGCATCCAGGACGCCGGCGCGGTGGCCGTGATCACCGCCGACGGCCAGTACCGTGGCGGCAAGGAGATCCCCCTCAAGCCGGCCGTGGACGAAGCCTTCGCCATGGGCGGCTGCGACGTCGTCAAGCACGTGGTGATCTACAAGCGCACCGGCAGCGACGTCCACTTCCACGCCCCGCGCGACGTGTGGTGGAACGACGTGACCCACAACCAGCCGGACGTCTGCGAGCCGGAGTGGGTGGAAGCCGAGCACCCGCTGTTCATCCTGTACACGTCCGGCTCCACCGGCAAACCCAAGGGCGTGCAGCACTCCAGCGCCGGCTACCTGCTGCAGGCCATGCTCACCATGAAGTGGACGTTCGATCTCAAGCCGGACGACATCTTCTGGTGCACGGCCGACGTGGGCTGGGTGACGGGCCACACCTACATCGCCTACGGCCCGCTGGCCTGCGGCGGCACCGAGATCGTCTTCGAAGGCGTGCCCACTTACCCCGACGCCGGCCGCTTCTGGAAGATGATCCAGGAGCACAAGGTCAGCATCTTCTACACCGCGCCGACCGCCATCCGCTCCCTCATCAAGGCCTCCGAAGCCAACCCGGCCGCGCACCCCGCGCGCTACGACCTCACCAGCCTGCGCCTGCTCGGCTCCGTGGGCGAGCCGATCAATCCGGAAGCCTGGATGTGGTACCACAACAACGTGGGCGGCGGCCGCTGCCCGATCATGGACACCTGGTGGCAGACCGAGACCGGCGGTCACATGATCACCCCGCTGCCGGGGGTGACCCCGCTCAAGCCGGGCTCCTGCACCCTGCCTTTCCCCGGGATCATCGCGGCCATCGTCGACGAGACGGGCCAGGACGTGGAAAAGGGCAAGGGTGGCATCCTCGTCATCAAGAAACCCTGGCCTTCCATGATCCGCACCATCTGGGGCGACCCCGATCGCTTCAAGAAGAGCTACTACCCCGAGGATTTCAAGGGCAAGTACTACCTGGCCGGCGATGGCGCCAACCGCGACATGGACGGCTACTTCTGGATCATGGGCCGCATCGACGACGTGCTGAACGTCTCCGGCCACCGCCTGGGCACCATGGAGATCGAGTCCGCACTCGTCGCCAACCCCCTGGTCGCCGAGGCCGCCGTGGTGGGCCGCCCCCACGACATCAAGGGCGAGGCCGTGGTCGCCTTCGTGGTGCTTAAGGGCACCCGCCCCGAAGGCCACGCCGCCCAGGAGATCGCCAACACCCTGCGCAACTGGGTGGGCCAGGAGATCGGCCCCATCGCCAAACCGGACGAGATCCGCTTCGGCGACAACCTGCCCAAGACCCGCTCCGGCAAGATCATGCGTCGCCTGCTGCGGTCCCTGGCCAAGGGCGAAGAGATCACCCAGGACGTCTCGACCCTGGAAAACCCGGCGATCCTGCAGCAGCTTAAGCAGGCGGTGAAGTAA